The Pontibacter sp. SGAir0037 DNA segment GCGCATTCCTTATAGCTTGTGAAAAAGTGTACCGGTAGTAATTTTCAAATCCTGGTAACTCATGAACTCCTGAACAGCAACAATCACTACTATCATAGGGCAGGAGATCTGTGTCAGCTGAAGAGTAGCTTATATTTACTTCTCTTGCTACCTTTGCTAATTTCTTATGAACTAGAAGAGCATAATCTCGATTAACCAAAAACTCCAATCCCATTAATCTTCTTTCGGAATAATATTCCTGTATTTCCCTACCTACTGCATTTGCTATTTGAGAAGTTAATTTAGAATATTCGGAAAGTGGAAGTTTTAGTAATTCTACTGATACATGTTTAACTCCCGATTTAGCTAGTGCTTTTATGGCCTCAATAGCTGAATCTAATTCTCCTGGAATTAAAGGCTGTAGTCTTGCAGAAACCCAACAAACTTCTGCAAGGCTTTTAATTACATTTAATCTTTCTGAGGGTAAAGGTGTATTGAATTCTATCAGACTAGAAACTTTATCATCTAAGGAAGAAAAAGAGATTTGCGTCGTAACCAAACTTTGCGATAGAATTTCTAAATACTCATCCTTTGTAATTAATGTTCCCTTAGTTGATATGATTGTTGGATAGCAGTAGTCACGTAGAACTTTTAATGTTTCTAAGGTTTTCTGCCCAAATTCCTCATATTGCATAAAAGGATCACTCATTCCCCCAAAGTGAATTGGTGTTCTCTTCTCCAATAACTGAGATATTACAGTCTTAGTCGATTCTTCACCTAGTTTTAAAGACTTGCATAAAAGTTTATCAACTGACTTATAATTTATAGTTTTTATACCCTTAGGGGGGTGATTACCACCTCTGTTTTTTGCGAAACAATAACTGCAACGATAGGAGCATTTAGAGTAAGAATCAAGCCGTAAAGGCAAACTACAATGTGGTAATTGTGAAGTGATACTCATCGAGTATCTATAGTCCTTATTTTCGGCCATTATTTGGTTGAGGCTTTCTTGAGTTGTGATGTAGCTTGTTTAGCCGTAGTTGGCTTGGTTGCAGTAGTGTCTTTGAGTAAACCTTTAACTATTGAATCACTTGCAGTAATGCTCTCTATAGCTGCAGTATTATCTTTATTCGTTGCATTCTGCTGTAACTGGTGAAATGTAGCTAATTTTGAATCTTGCTTTAAACTATCATGTAGTTCTCTGTTAGTCATATCTACAATCTCATGCCTATTGAATGGAAGTTTCTCTACTAGGCTATAACCAAAACTAATTAATAAAGCTGTAACTGTAGCAAAAGCAGCATTCCTAGTACCAATCGATAATCTATCTGTCAGCTGTCTATCAAACTTGTTCTTGTATGCGTTGTGAACGAGTAACAAGTATGTATACCTTAGGTGCTGTATGAATATATCTTTATCTGAAGCTTTTATATAGTTGTTGAAATAAGCTTCAGCACCTTCTAAATAACCTAGCACACCTTTTTTGTTTGATTCTAAGTCTTTAGCACTTTTCTTTTTTTCGTTATCAGTAAAAGGTATTTTACTAACTCCTGGTACGCCGTGATAAAACCACATCCAGCTGTTTCCTAGATAATTGAGCTTTTTAGCATCAATTTTTAAAAAGTGGTATCGATCTGACTTTGTTTGCCAATAATATGTGGTAATAATTCTGAAGCCTGTATAAATAATTATAACTAAACCTATTGCTATAGATGCACTTATTAATCCAACTATGGTCAAATTACTTGGACTTATATATCTAATAACAATACCAAGGCCAGCAAGAGCTATAGTAAAGAGCTGTAAACCAGCTTTAAAGTAGTCGCCTCTTCTTTGGTCTAAAACTTTTGTTAAATCTAAATAATGTTTTATTAGACCTTCTAAAAGCTTAATCTTGTCAACTTTCTTGGTTTTGTCTTCTTGGACTTCTTCATCTTGGAAACTATTTAAGCTATCGTATATAGCCTTTATTTTGGTGTTGGCTTCATTAAAAAATGCTTGATCTGGTTTTTGATCACCATTCCACCAATCTTCTGAATTAATATCGAAGTCTTTCATAAGCTTTATTTCAATAAAGTTTGATAAACTGGTTTACGAAAAGTATAGTACACAAATAAAGCAAACAGCTTTCATAACCCAAAACCAATTCCCTCCAGATTCTCCCGAATCCGCTTCTCCAGCAGGGCGCTTTCCTCAAACTGAGCCGCCAGTTCGGTAGTCAGTAGCTTCATCTTCTCTTCAAACGGAACGCCGTCGTCTTCCCCGGCTTCGGATCCCACGTAGCGGCCCGGCGAGAGCACGTTTTGTTGGCGGCCACTTCGGCTAAGGTAGCGGCCTTGTATCATCATCTAATAGCCTTTCGAGTTCCGCAGATAGTTGTGCTTTATCGGGCAGGTATAGTTGGTATTTGCTTACAAATAGTTGGTTACTGATATTTTCCGTAGCATACTCTACTAAGATATGGTCTTTGTAACCCCCTAATACAATGCCTATGGGTGGGTTATCTCCTTCCACATTTTCTTCTTTGGCAAAGTAGTTCAGGTATAGGTTCATCTGGCCGATGTCGTTGTGCTCTATTTCCCCTCTTTTCAGGTCAATTAGCACAAAGCATTTTAAGATGCGGTGGTAAAAAACCAGATCCACGTAGAAGTGCCGATTAGCCAAACTGATTTTGTATTGCCGCCCGATAAAAGCAAAGCCTTTACCCAAGTCTAACAGGAACTGCTCTAAATTTTGAATGAGCTTCTCTTCCAGTTCGCCCTCTTTGTAGTGGTACTGCTGCGGTATGCCTAAAAACTCAAATACATAGGGATCTTTTACAATGTCTTCTGCCTTCTCTACTTCGGCTCCCTGCTCCGCTATTTTCAAAACACCGTCTTTGTCTTTGCTTAAAGCCAACCGGTGAAACAGCATGCTTTTCATCTGGCGTTTCAACTCCCGCACGCTCCAGTTTTCTTTTTCGCATTGCTTTGTATAGAAACTGATTTCCAGCTGGTTGTCGGCTTTTAATAATTCAACATAGTGGCTCCAGCTTAATTGTCCAGACAGTGTCTGGACTTTTGGAAACCTGATATATAACTGTCGAATTTGGAACAAATTGGATTGACTGAAGCCCTTGCCAAACGACAACGTCAGGTCCTTCGACAGGCGATCTAACAGTTCGGTGCCATATTCGGCTTTAAGTTTTCCGCCCTGCTCAAACTCTACTATGTGTTTGCCAATTAGCCAATAGGTTTGCACCAGAATGGTATTGATGGCACGCCCTGCCTGTTCACGTCCGCTTTTTAGCAAATGCCCAATTTGCCCAACCAGTTCATTATATGGCACCAACTCTTTCATATAGTTTCTTCGCCAGGTTTTAAGCACTCTTCTTTTAAATCGGTTTACAACCCAAACCCAATCCCCTCCAAATTCTCCCGAATCCGCTTCTCCAGCAGGGCACTTTCCTCAAACTGGGCGGCCAGTTCGGTGGTCAGCAGCTTCATCTTCTCTTCAAACGGAACGCCGTCGTCCTCCTCAGCTTCGGAGCCCACGTAGCGGCCCGGCGAGAGCACGTAATTGTTGGCGGCCACTTCGGCTAAAGTAGCGGCCTTGCAGAAGCCTCCGGTGTCGGAGTAGCTACCGCCGATGTTGCGCCAGGTATGGTAGGTGTCGGCAATACGGGCCACGTCGGCATCTTCGAACACGCGCAGGCGGCGGCTGGCCATGGTACCCAATTTGCGGGCATCTATAAAGAGAATCTCGTTTTTGCGCTCGCGGTGCTCGCCGTCGCGGCCGTCGCGGTTCTTGCTCAATATAAAGATACAGGCCGGTATGCCGGTGGTCAGGAACAGCTTGTCGGGCATCTGCACAATGCAGTCTACCATGCCTTGCTGTATCATGTGCTCGCGCACGTTCTTTTCACCGGCGCTTCCGGTGGTCATGGCGCCGTTGGCCATCACCACGCCCGCCGTGCCGCGCTCCGAGAGGTGGTGCCACAGCGTCTGAAACCACATGTAATTGGCGTTACCGGGGGTGGTAAAGGTATCTTTGGCCCCGAAGAGGCGCGGGTCGTTATCGGGCAGCAGCTCAGGGTGCCAGTTACTGATGTTGAACGGCGGGTTCATGAGGGCGTAGTCGGCCTTCAGGTCGGGGAAGCGGTCCTGCAGCAGCGAGTCGCCCAGCTTCACGTCGAAGGAGAGGTTGCGCAGCAGCAGGTTCATTTTGCAGAGGCGCAGCGTGCCTTCGTAGCGCTCCTGCCCGTAAATGGAAATGTCGTTTTTGTCGCCGCCGTGCGCCTGCAGAAACTTGAGGCTCTGCACAAACATACCACCCGAGCCGCAGGCCAGGTCCATGATGCGGCCCTTGAGTGGCTCCAGCATTTCCACGAGCAAACGCACCACAGAGCCCGGCGTAAAGAACTGCCCCGCACCGGAGCCTTCGGCCATGGCAAACTTGCCGATGTAGTACTCATACACGCGGCCGTAGATGTCGGATTCGGGGTTGTTGATCTCGGAAAACTTCTCTTTGGAGAACAGGTTGATGAGCCCGGCCACCTGCGTAGGGGAGAGCTGGCTCTTCACGAAGATCGGCTCCAGCACGCCTTTGTAGTCGGGGTTGCGCTTGCTTAGAATCTCGTCGATCAGCACAAAAGCCTGGTCCACCTTCACCTTGATGTCGTCCTGCTCGGCATTCTCGCGCAGGTAAGCCCAGGTAGCTTCGCGGGGCAGGCGATACACGTTCTTTACCTGGTACTCCAGCTCGTCTTCCAGTACCTCCGTTTGGTCCTGTGCTTCCAGGCTATAGTAGTCGCTCTGCGGGTCGAAAAAGGAAAGCTGCAGCTCCTGCTTGCGCACTTCGTAGCGCTCTGCCAGATGCTTTAAGAACAGCAGTGAGAGCACGTAATCTTTGTATTGGTTCTCGGCAACAGCGCCACGCAGTTCGTTAGCGGCATTCCAAAGTTCGTTTTCAAAATCAATGTCCGCTTTTGCAGCGGCAGTAGGGGTATTCTTCTTGGCCATGTAAGGGTGTCATAACAGAAGGTAAGGTAATAAATTTTAGGTGAACTGACGAAATAGATATAGGAAAATTTTAATGATTAGTTGGCATTGGTCTGGTGTAGGGATACCAGGGCATAGGTGAGTAAAGAGGCTGTTTCGTTTCTGCTGGGGCTAGGGGGCCTTTGCAATAGATCAGCGATATTGTTTTATAGATAGGCCTATGTTGGGACAGGTCGCGACCTGTCCGTACAAGGGGCATCAAATTTTTGTTAATGAAAGTTTAATCTATTTTCCGATGCAGAATTTAGTGAAAATATTATCCAGCAGGTCATCTGTTGTTATCTCACCGGTTATCTCGCCTAAAGCGTAGAGGGCGCGGCGAATGTCGGCAGCAACCAGGTCGTTGCTGATGCCGAGGGCCAGTCCGTTCAGTACATCATCCAGCGCGGCATATGTTTTATGCAGGCTGTCGACGTGGCGGAGATTGGTAACGATGGTTTGGTTCCGGGTATTAAGTTTACCGAAGTTCACCTTCTCGATCAGGGCCTGCTTCAGTTCCTCCAGGTTAGCGCCTTCTGCTGCCGATATGGGCACCAGGCCTGCTATGCTTTCGAAGCGCTGTAGTTTTTCCGGAGTCGCCTGGTCTATCTTGTTTGCAACAGCAATCAGGGGCAGTTTTTTCGGGTTCAGCCTGTCCAGTTCGGCCTGTACTTCGGCGGCTGTTACTTCTGTTATATCAAACAGGTAAATGATTAGCGACGACTGGCTCAGCTTCTGCATGGTGCGCTCCACACCAATGGCTTCTACTTTGTCGGTGGTTTCGCGCAGACCGGCCGTGTCGATAAAACGGAAGGTAATGCCTTCGATGTTGATCTCGTCTTCGATAAAATCACGGGTGGTGCCGGGCACATCCGATACAATGGCTTTTTCCTCGTTCAGCAGCTTGTTCAGTAGGGTAGATTTGCCCGCATTGGGCTTACCCACAATCACCGTAGGCACCCCGTTCTTGATCACGTTGCCCAGTTCAAACGACTTCAGCAGGTCGCGGATAATGCGCTGGATGTTATTAATGAGTGCCCGTAGTTGTTCACGATCAGCAAACTCTACGTCTTCTTCGGCAAAGTCAAGCTCCAGTTCTATCATGGAGGCAAAATGCACCAGCTCTCCACGCAGTCGCTTTATTTCCTGCGAAAAGCCGCCACGCATCTGTTTCATGGCCACTTCATGCGACAAGGCTGAGTCAGAAGCAATCAGGTCGGCTACCGCTTCGGCCTGGGCCAGGTCAAACTGCCCGTTCAGGAAGGCACGTTTGGTAAACTCCCCGGCATTGGCTAAACGGGCACCTTTTTTCAGCAGTAACTGTATAATCTGCTGCACAATAAAATCGGAGCCGTGGCACGAAATCTCCACCACGTTTTCTTTGGTATAGGAGTGAGGGGCTACGAATAACGAAACCAGTACCTCATCCAGTACCTTTTCACCGTCGCGGATGGTGCCGAAGTGGAGGGTATGGCTGGCCTGCTGTAGCAGGTCTTTGCCTCTGAAAACGCTGTCTGTGATTGAAATAGCCTCGGGACCTGACAGCCGGATTACGGCAATGGCACCAACTCCCGGCGCAGTGGCTACGGCTACTATGGTGTCGGTAGAATGTAAATTATGTAACAAGGTTGTATGGCTTAGCTTAAATTGCAAAGGTAAGGTTTTTTAAGCGATCGCTTTCAGGCAATTCTCCCGCCCATGCTCTTGTATAACCAGGTGAGGCTAGTGCTTCTTTTCGTATTCCTGCCACGACATCTTTTTGTGGTTGTCTTCCCCAAAAAAGCTCAGGATTTTAGAAATGGTTGCAGCATTCATGTAACCCGGAACGGGGGAGAGCATTTCCATTTTCTCGTTTAGGTATACAGTAGACGGAAAACTCATCTGGCCCTGCAGCAAGGCTACTGCCAGTTCGTGGGCTTTATATTCCGGGTTATACTTATAGGTATGGCCGTTTAAAGTAACAGGTGCTTTACTTTCGGCATTAAACTTTACAGCGTAATAGTGTTTGTTGATGTAGGCCGCCACAGCCGGATCTGTGAAAGTAGACTTATCCATTTTCTTGCACCAGCCGCACCAGTCTGTGTATACATCAATAAAAACCTTTTTAGGCTGACCTTTCATTTTGGCTGCTGCCTCTTCTATGGTGAGCCATTTGATAGTTTCTGCTCCTTTTTTCGCTGCCTTTGAAGTTGGTACTGCAGGTGCTGTTGTAAATCCGGTTATACTGCCTAAAAGCAAGAGCAGTGGTAGAAAGAAAAGTTTGTTCATGTTTCTGATGCTGTTAAATACTGAGTTGTGCCTGGTTTTCTCTGAATTGATAACACCAGGTATAACGTATAAAATTCCTATTTATGCGATAACGGGGGCATCGGGTTGGGTTATCCTTTTTCTGTTTTTAAACCACAAGCCGCGGGCAGGCGAGAAAAGGAGGGCGAGCAGGAATTCTACACCTGTTACAGTAGCAATAGCACCTGCAATAGAGCCATCGAGCCACACCGCCAAGTAATAGCCGCCAGCCGATGCCAGAATGCCTATGAGTACAGAAAGCAGCAGCATGGTTTTAAAATGATCAGTAAGCAGGTAAGCCGTGGCCGGTGGCCCCACTAAAAAGGCTACTACTAATATAGCACCCACCGATTCGAAAGAGGCCACCGTAGTAAGCGAGACGGCCGTCATGAGCAGGTAATACCAGAGGGTGGTAGAGATGCCAATGGCAGCAGCATAGGCAGGATCGAAAGTAGTTAAAAACAATTCCTTATAACTTAACATAATAAAAGCAATAATGGCAATAGTAACAGCTCCTAAAGTCCAGATGGTGCGGGGGCCGAAGTTATAGCCACTTTCGGTTATCCAGAGGTCGAGTGGGATATAGGCTATTTCGCCGTACAGAACGCAATCCTGGTCCAGGTCTACCTGACCGGCAAAAACGGAGATCAGGATAATGCCGATGGCAAACAGCCAGGTAAACGTAACGCCAATGGAAGCATCGGCCTGTACGCGGGCAAAGCGGTGAAAGAACTCAATAAGGAAGGTCGTAAGTACGCCAAGAAGTCCTGCCCCGATCAGCATAGGTATAGAATCGCGTGAACCGGTAACCAGAAAGGCGATGACGATACCCGGAAGGACGGCATGCGAAATGGCATCACCCACCATGGCCATGCGCCGAAGTATAAGGTAGCACCCCAGCAGGCTACAGCAGGTAGCAACAAGGGAGCCTGTTAATATGATCCAGAATGCGTTCACTGTTTTTTATTTATAAATGATGAAATATAAATTATAAATGGAGTAGGGGGAGATGAAGGAGTTCTGACGAGTAAAAGACCTTATGGCAGAGGTAAAGATCAGATTTTTTTTTGCAACGATGCAACCTCCTGTACCTTCATTCGCCGTACCACCCTAATTCCTAATTCCTAATTCCTAATTCCTAATTCCTAATTCCTAATTCCTAATTCCTAATTCCTAATTTCATGGAATCCTGTTGCTGTGCGGGTCCAGGGAAGGGTAGTTGAGTTCTTCCAGGAGCCGCTGTTCCAGTTCGGGAGTGATAATATGCTCTATGGTTTCGGCATCTTCGTGTACGTGATCGGACGCAAGCTGCAGGTACTGGGTCAGGTACAGCTCCCACAGGCGGTGCAATCGGACCACGCGCCTGCCCCTGATCTGGCCTTCGGATGTAAGGGTCCAGCCTTGAGGCGTTTTCTGCACATAGCCCTGGTGCCGTAGTTTCTGCAAACCTGCTATGGCTTCGCTCTTGGGTATATTGCGCCGTTGCAGAAGTTCTTCCAGGCTTCGCGAGTTAAAGTAGTCTTCTTTTTGTTCTCCTACCTGGTAAAGGAGCTTGAGCAGGTTCTCTTCCAGTATAAGCGCACGGTTTCTTTGCTTCCGGATAATGCGTGCCACCCAACCCCGTTTTGGTGCAAAGGCAAAGGAAAGAATGGCAATCATCGAAACGATCAGCACGATCCAGGGGCCGGTGGGCATGGCAGGTGCTGTATAGGACACGAAGGCACCGGCTAAACCGGAAAAAGCGCCTAAAATAGCAGCCAGGAAAAGCATCAGCTTCAGGTTGTCTGTCCAGAAGCGGGCAGCTGCGGCCGGTGTAATGAGCATAGCAGCCATCAACACCACGCCAACGGCCTGTATACCTACCACTACTGCAAAAACAGTAAGCGTGGTTAAGAGCAGCTCCAGTCCCCGCACCGGAAACCCGATGGTGCGGGCATAGGCTTCATCAAAACAAAGCAAGGTAAATTCTTTATAGAACAGCATGGTGGCCAGCAGCAGCAGAACGGCCACGGCGCTGAACACTATTAGGTCATCTCCCACCAGAGAGGCTGCTTTGCCAAACAAAAAGCTGTCGAGCCCGCTTTGTGCCGCGTTGCCCGAATGTTGAATGGAAGTAAGCAGAAGAATGCCTATCCCAAAGAAGACTGAAAGTACCAACCCAATAGCTGTATCTTCTTTGATGCGGGAGCGGGTGGTAATAAAATCTATGATCACCAGTGAAAGCCAGCCTGTGACAAAAGCGCCCAATAGCAGAACAAGCGGGTTCTTGGTGCCGGAAAGTATAAACGCCAGGCACACTCCGGGCAGCACAGCATGTGCCACAGCATCGCCTACCAGCGCCCGCTTCCGGAGCAGGGTAAAGCAGCCTACCACCGCTGAACTTCCGGCCAGCAACACCGATCCGATTGTTACAAACCGTATATTGGCATCTGCAAAGGAAAAAAATTCTATAAACTCTTTCATAACTATTATTATAGATCCAAGACACAAGACACAGGATACAAGACTTAATGAAACATTATATCATTTAAAGAGAGTAAAGGTCTAAGACAGCAGATGTATATGAATTATTAATTTCTACTTCATTTTTAAATAATTATACACAGCCTTGTTTTGACATTCGTCTGTCAAATTTTCCTTACATAAAGTTTTATGTCTTGTGTCTGAAATCCTGTGTCTTCTTTTTATTTCTTCTCCCTCGATGGAAACTCTTGCTTTCTTAGCAGATCGCCTACTTTGGAGAGCACCGTTAATTTTCCGCCATACGTATGCTCCAGCAGCTCCTGGGTCAGTACCTGTTCGGTAGGGCCGGAGGCTACCAGCCGCATGTTCAGCAACAGTATCCAGTCGAAGTAGGTTGTGGCAGACTGCAGGTCGTGGTGCACTACGACAACGGTTTTGCCCTGTGCCCGCATCTCGCGGAGCAGCTCTATAATGGCTGTTTCGGTGGCTATATCCACTCCGGCAAAAGGCTCGTCCATAAAGTAAATATCGGCGTTCTGGGCCAGTGCCCTTGCCAGGAATACCCGCTGCTGTTGCCCCCCCGACAACTGGGAGATCTGGCGTTTGGCGTAAGCCTGCATGCCTACTTTTTCAAGTGCATGCATGGCGGCATCTTTATCTGCTTTGCGCGGCCGGTTGAACAGCCCCAGTTTCCCGTAGCGCCCCATCAGTACTACATCGAACACCGAGGCAGGAAAGTCCCAGTCCACAGACTCGCGTTGCGGTACATAGCTGATGCGTTTGCGCACGTTCTTGATCGGCTCATGAAAGATCCTGATATAGCCGCTGCTGGTCGGGAGCAGGTCCATCATGGCCTTTATTAAAGTAGACTTGCCAGCCCCATTCGGACCGATAACACCAACCAGGGCACCTGCCGGAATGGTAAGGTCAATTCCCCAGAGCACCGGCTTTCGGTCGTAACTTACCGTTAAGTCGTGCACTTCTACTACCGGATTTTCTACTTGAAGTATCATAGTGTAATTGTCTCATTTTAATGCTGCTACTATGTGGCGGGTGTTGTAACGAACCATGCCTGCATAAGTACCTTCCGGTGTTCCTTCCGCTCCCAGGGCATCGGAGTAAAGTGTGCCGCCAATGCGTAGCTGATGCCCTCGCTGGCGACTGCCTGCTATAACGGCTTCGATGGCTCTGGGCGAAACAGAAGATTCCACAAAGACAGCCTTTATCTTCTTTTCAACTATAAAGTTTACCAGCGACGAGACATCCTGCAGCCCGAACTCCGAAACGGTGGAAATGCCCTGCAGCCCGCGCACCTCAATGTTGTATCTGTCGCCGAAATAACCGAAGGCATCGTGCGCCGTGATCAGGATACGCTGCTGTTCCGGAATAGAGGCGATTGCCTGCTGTACTTCTGCATCCAGGCCATTGAGCAGGAGCAGGTAATCGTCTGTGTTCTGCTGGTATAGTTTAGCATGCTGCGGATCTTTTTTCTGCAGCTCCTGGCTTACATGTCGGACAACCTGTTTCCAGAGCGACACATCGAACCAGACGTGCGGGTCGTGGCTGTCCTGGAACTGCGGCGACTTTCGCAGCTCGGTTTCATGAATACCATCGGTGGCCGCTACAACGGTTTTAAAGCGGTTCAGCTTCTGCAGCACTTCTCCCATTTTACCTTCCAGGTGCAGCCCGTTATAAATAATGATGTCAGCTGCTGTTAAGCGGTTCAGATCGCCCTGCGTGGCTTTGTAAAGGTGTGGGTCTACGCCACTCCCCATAATGGCTCTTACATCGGCTACATCGCCCACAATGTTCTGAACAGCATCCTGGAGTATACCTGTTGTGGTAACCACCTGCATGCGCTGCCCCTGTGGTAGCTGGCCTTTTGTATCTACCTGTTTGCAGCCGGCATACAGGATGCACAGCAGGAACAGCAGTAGGGTAGAGTAGAGCAGTTTCATAGGAGAAGTATCAGGCAGAAAGGAATATGTTTTTGGAAATTTCACTTGATACAACCAAGTTCTTTTTGTTTTCTATATTGATTTCCAAAGAATTGTCGTATTGTATTTTGTCTATTACTTTAATCTTTGCTCCCAGAAATATCCCCATTTTATCCAGGTATTGCAGGAAAAGCGGCTGCGAGTCATTTACGCCTACTACAATACCCGCGTCGCTTACGTCCATCTCACACAGGAGCTTCTGCTGTTTCAGGTTCATTTCGCCCGATTCTGAAGGAATCGGGTCGCCGTGCGGGTCGAACTTTGGGTAGCCCAGAAATTCGTCCAGGCGCTTGATCAGCAGGTCTGAGTTGATATGTTCCAGTTCTTCAGCCACCTCGTGCACCTCGTCCCAGTTAAACTTCAGCTTTTCCACCAGGAAAACCTCCCATAGCCGATGCTTCCGGATGATCTGCAAGGCCACCCGTTCGCCCTCCTCTGTCAGCGATACGCCTTTGTACTTCACATAATGCACCAGGCTCTTTGCACTCAGCTTGCGCAGCATATCTGTGACAGAGGCTGCCTTGGTTTCAAGCGCTTCGGCAATGGCATTGGTGTTCACCTCCTGCGTTCCGCTGGCAGAAAGCTTATAAATGGCTTTTATATAGTTCTCTTCTGTAAAACTGTGCACCTTATTTAAATTTGAAAATTTGGAAATTTGAAGATTTGGAAATCAAGAGTAAATATGCATTACCTCGTATGTACGGACTTATTTATAGTTTGAAAAGGAATGCTAATACTAACTGATCTTAACGTATGACATACTCAGCATCTTCAAATCTTCAAATCTCCAAATCATTAAAACTACCACCTGATTAAAGCGGAAGCCCAGGTAAAACCGCTGCCAAAGGCTGCCAGGCAAACAAGGTCGCCGCTTTTAATACGGCCTTCTTCTACAGCTTCGCTCAAGGCAATGGGAACAGAGGCAGCCGTGGTGTTTCCGTATTTCTGAATATTGCTCATAACCTTTTCTTCCGGCAGGCCCATCTTTTGCTGGATAAAGCTTGTGATCCGAAGGTTAGCCTGATGCGGCACAAGCATATCAATATCAGATGCTTTATAGCCATTCTTTTGAAGTGCTTCTTCAATCACTTCAGGAAAGCGGGTAACCGCATGTTTGAACACCAGGTTGCCGTTCATGTAAGGATAAATGGTGCCTTCATCGATCATGGCATGCGTAAGGCGCTCTTTCTTGTTGCTGTCCGGAGCCAGTACTGCCAACTCTTCGGCATGTTCCCCATCCGCATGAAGGTGAGTAGAAAGAATGCCTTGTTCGTTGCTGTCAGCTGGCGTAAGCACCACAGCACCGGCACCGTCGCCAAAAATAACCG contains these protein-coding regions:
- a CDS encoding metal ABC transporter solute-binding protein, Zn/Mn family, producing the protein MKLLYSTLLLFLLCILYAGCKQVDTKGQLPQGQRMQVVTTTGILQDAVQNIVGDVADVRAIMGSGVDPHLYKATQGDLNRLTAADIIIYNGLHLEGKMGEVLQKLNRFKTVVAATDGIHETELRKSPQFQDSHDPHVWFDVSLWKQVVRHVSQELQKKDPQHAKLYQQNTDDYLLLLNGLDAEVQQAIASIPEQQRILITAHDAFGYFGDRYNIEVRGLQGISTVSEFGLQDVSSLVNFIVEKKIKAVFVESSVSPRAIEAVIAGSRQRGHQLRIGGTLYSDALGAEGTPEGTYAGMVRYNTRHIVAALK
- a CDS encoding metal-dependent transcriptional regulator; protein product: MHSFTEENYIKAIYKLSASGTQEVNTNAIAEALETKAASVTDMLRKLSAKSLVHYVKYKGVSLTEEGERVALQIIRKHRLWEVFLVEKLKFNWDEVHEVAEELEHINSDLLIKRLDEFLGYPKFDPHGDPIPSESGEMNLKQQKLLCEMDVSDAGIVVGVNDSQPLFLQYLDKMGIFLGAKIKVIDKIQYDNSLEINIENKKNLVVSSEISKNIFLSA
- a CDS encoding metal ABC transporter ATP-binding protein → MILQVENPVVEVHDLTVSYDRKPVLWGIDLTIPAGALVGVIGPNGAGKSTLIKAMMDLLPTSSGYIRIFHEPIKNVRKRISYVPQRESVDWDFPASVFDVVLMGRYGKLGLFNRPRKADKDAAMHALEKVGMQAYAKRQISQLSGGQQQRVFLARALAQNADIYFMDEPFAGVDIATETAIIELLREMRAQGKTVVVVHHDLQSATTYFDWILLLNMRLVASGPTEQVLTQELLEHTYGGKLTVLSKVGDLLRKQEFPSREKK
- a CDS encoding 3-oxoacyl-ACP synthase III family protein, with product MRNSKIAGVGHYVPEQVVTNKDLEKIMDTTDEWIQERTGIKERHYFEEGVDTTANMGAKAARKALAAANLEASDLDLIVFATLSPDYIFPGSGVLLQRELGLKEIPALDIRNQCSGFIYALSVGDQFIKTGMYNNVLVVGSEIHSSGLDFSTRGRAVSVIFGDGAGAVVLTPADSNEQGILSTHLHADGEHAEELAVLAPDSNKKERLTHAMIDEGTIYPYMNGNLVFKHAVTRFPEVIEEALQKNGYKASDIDMLVPHQANLRITSFIQQKMGLPEEKVMSNIQKYGNTTAASVPIALSEAVEEGRIKSGDLVCLAAFGSGFTWASALIRW
- a CDS encoding iron chelate uptake ABC transporter family permease subunit; this translates as MKEFIEFFSFADANIRFVTIGSVLLAGSSAVVGCFTLLRKRALVGDAVAHAVLPGVCLAFILSGTKNPLVLLLGAFVTGWLSLVIIDFITTRSRIKEDTAIGLVLSVFFGIGILLLTSIQHSGNAAQSGLDSFLFGKAASLVGDDLIVFSAVAVLLLLATMLFYKEFTLLCFDEAYARTIGFPVRGLELLLTTLTVFAVVVGIQAVGVVLMAAMLITPAAAARFWTDNLKLMLFLAAILGAFSGLAGAFVSYTAPAMPTGPWIVLIVSMIAILSFAFAPKRGWVARIIRKQRNRALILEENLLKLLYQVGEQKEDYFNSRSLEELLQRRNIPKSEAIAGLQKLRHQGYVQKTPQGWTLTSEGQIRGRRVVRLHRLWELYLTQYLQLASDHVHEDAETIEHIITPELEQRLLEELNYPSLDPHSNRIP